Proteins from a single region of Haloplanus sp. GDY1:
- a CDS encoding ABC transporter ATP-binding protein — protein sequence MGLQADVSATFSADGAESFHVDAAFEVERGESLVILGPSGSGKTLLLETVAGFHPHDGPVTLDGEQVSGTPPEERDFGFVFQDYALFPHMTVRENVDFGSRYHDDTRDPDPLLAELGVASLTERYPPTLSGGEKQRVALARALAVRPEVMLLDEPLAALDVPTRQSLRDDLADVLADVTAVYVTHNRTTARALADRIAVMNDGGIVQVGTPEEVFERPSSPMVARFTGANVVDLDDVPSIRAAVDVAANGVVAIRPEAVRIDDDGDVRGTVDRVVREDATSRVTVSVDDGTVEVFTDRSVAVGEECGLTFPADRIHVCEARSPA from the coding sequence ATGGGGCTCCAGGCCGACGTGTCGGCGACGTTCTCCGCCGACGGCGCGGAGTCGTTCCACGTCGACGCCGCCTTCGAGGTCGAACGCGGCGAGAGCCTCGTGATCCTCGGGCCGAGCGGGAGCGGCAAGACCCTGCTGCTGGAGACCGTCGCGGGCTTTCACCCCCACGACGGTCCCGTCACGCTCGACGGCGAGCAGGTGAGCGGGACGCCGCCGGAGGAGCGGGACTTCGGCTTCGTCTTCCAGGACTACGCGCTCTTTCCCCACATGACCGTCCGCGAGAACGTCGACTTCGGGAGCCGCTATCACGACGACACGCGCGACCCCGACCCCCTGCTCGCGGAACTCGGCGTGGCGTCGCTGACCGAGCGCTACCCGCCGACGCTCTCCGGGGGCGAGAAACAGCGGGTCGCGCTGGCCCGTGCGCTGGCGGTCCGCCCCGAGGTGATGCTGCTCGACGAACCGCTGGCGGCGCTCGACGTTCCCACGCGGCAGTCGCTCCGCGACGACCTCGCCGACGTGCTCGCGGACGTGACGGCGGTTTACGTCACCCACAACCGGACGACCGCCCGTGCGCTCGCGGATCGCATCGCCGTGATGAACGACGGGGGGATCGTCCAGGTCGGGACCCCCGAGGAGGTGTTCGAACGGCCGTCGTCCCCGATGGTCGCCCGGTTCACCGGAGCGAACGTCGTCGACCTCGACGACGTCCCGTCGATCCGGGCGGCCGTCGACGTGGCCGCGAACGGCGTCGTCGCGATCCGACCCGAGGCGGTGCGGATCGACGACGACGGCGACGTGCGCGGGACCGTCGACCGGGTCGTGCGGGAGGACGCGACCAGCCGCGTCACCGTCTCGGTCGACGACGGGACGGTCGAGGTCTTCACCGACCGATCCGTCGCCGTCGGCGAGGAGTGCGGGCTCACGTTCCCGGCCGACCGAATCCACGTCTGTGAGGCCCGGTCGCCGGCGTAG
- a CDS encoding tripartite tricarboxylate transporter permease: MHCRYRRIPNTVFALFALVALGTPRTGVMVAMERAGVTEPLGALVATAGLAAAIGFALVVSVGDAYLRTVGRLDYTRVSLATGALLTGVAYLFAGILGLAVFALAALVGLLPAVLGVRRVHLMAVLAPAVM, encoded by the coding sequence TTGCACTGTAGGTACAGACGAATACCCAACACGGTCTTCGCGCTGTTCGCCCTCGTCGCCCTCGGAACCCCCCGAACCGGCGTGATGGTCGCGATGGAGCGGGCGGGGGTCACGGAGCCCCTGGGAGCCCTGGTCGCGACCGCGGGCCTCGCGGCGGCCATCGGCTTCGCGCTCGTCGTCTCCGTCGGCGACGCGTACCTTCGGACGGTCGGCCGCCTCGACTACACCCGCGTGTCGCTCGCGACGGGCGCCCTGCTGACCGGCGTCGCCTACCTGTTCGCCGGGATCCTCGGCCTCGCGGTGTTCGCGCTCGCGGCGCTCGTGGGCCTCCTCCCGGCGGTTCTCGGCGTCCGACGGGTTCACCTGATGGCGGTGCTGGCGCCCGCGGTCATGTGA
- a CDS encoding tyrosine-type recombinase/integrase: MTEQVSVVEQAIDAHHSYKAAGNTDTAREYRRHIRRFVQYLEEETDVGIEDCHSGHVEDFYQHMLNEQGYAPSSIRVAHAAISDLYSTIEKFGENGRRGFPQMDVGDDPTEHATPERIDGMFSDSKKEVEGGEKPLEIHEVRRLVNHVPAPTVRNELIVRLLYQTGIRRSELVRIKISHIDRDSRKIAIYGKKTDESRTVWYHGTLDSLLSMWLEADRNEVFYAEESEYLFPTRRQVRMDEQTVTDVVTTAAENAGLQETVYENRGGQKVKRVGAHTLRKSFGVHFINDGGDISLLADLLGHDDIETTKENYLKYSDTDLQKSVRRHGPHI, translated from the coding sequence ATGACTGAACAGGTTTCTGTAGTCGAACAGGCTATTGATGCTCATCATAGCTACAAGGCTGCTGGGAATACGGATACTGCAAGGGAGTATCGTAGGCATATCCGTCGTTTCGTTCAGTATCTTGAGGAAGAGACTGACGTAGGGATAGAAGACTGTCACAGTGGTCACGTGGAAGACTTCTACCAACATATGCTGAATGAACAGGGATATGCTCCATCGTCTATCCGTGTTGCTCATGCTGCTATCTCCGATCTCTACAGTACGATTGAGAAATTCGGTGAGAATGGACGTAGGGGTTTCCCTCAGATGGACGTAGGTGACGATCCTACTGAACACGCTACCCCCGAGCGAATTGACGGTATGTTCAGTGATTCTAAGAAAGAGGTAGAGGGAGGTGAGAAGCCCCTTGAGATTCATGAAGTTAGACGGCTGGTAAACCACGTCCCTGCGCCGACAGTTAGAAACGAACTGATTGTTCGGTTGCTCTATCAAACTGGTATCCGTCGCAGTGAATTAGTCCGTATCAAAATATCTCACATCGACAGAGATAGCCGCAAGATAGCTATCTACGGAAAGAAGACAGATGAATCCCGAACAGTTTGGTATCATGGAACACTGGATTCTCTGCTATCCATGTGGCTCGAAGCTGATAGAAATGAAGTGTTCTACGCCGAAGAGTCTGAATACTTGTTCCCTACTCGAAGGCAAGTGAGAATGGACGAACAGACTGTTACTGACGTGGTTACTACAGCCGCAGAGAACGCTGGTTTACAGGAAACCGTCTATGAGAATAGGGGTGGTCAGAAGGTCAAGAGAGTCGGCGCACATACCTTGAGAAAGTCGTTCGGTGTCCACTTCATTAACGACGGTGGTGACATTTCACTGCTTGCCGATCTACTTGGCCATGATGATATTGAGACGACGAAAGAGAATTATCTGAAATATTCCGATACGGATTTACAGAAATCGGTTCGGAGACATGGACCGCATATCTGA
- a CDS encoding TOBE domain-containing protein, whose translation MEFSTEFDARIGQGDVTLTERDVVLLRAIDDHGSINAAASALGRSYSRAQQRIVELETAFGDLVERKRGGSGGGGSRLTDRARDLLSRYDRLRAEFSGVAETAETVLRGRIVERDGELATVETPAGAVRALVPEADGEDVRLTLRADAVTLQDPSRSPDPDRTSARNRLEGTVRTVDAGEAVALVTVDVGDEVSVSALVTVASVEKLNLHRGTTVVASFKATATRGVPSA comes from the coding sequence ATGGAGTTCTCGACCGAGTTCGACGCCCGCATCGGGCAGGGCGACGTGACGCTGACGGAGCGTGACGTCGTCCTCCTGCGGGCCATCGACGACCACGGGTCGATCAACGCCGCGGCGTCGGCGCTCGGCCGGTCCTACTCGCGGGCCCAGCAGCGGATCGTCGAACTGGAGACGGCCTTCGGCGACCTCGTGGAGCGCAAGCGCGGCGGCTCGGGGGGCGGCGGCAGTCGGCTCACCGACCGCGCGCGCGACCTCCTGTCGCGCTACGACCGGTTGCGAGCCGAGTTCAGCGGCGTCGCCGAGACGGCCGAGACCGTCCTCCGGGGACGGATCGTCGAGCGCGACGGGGAACTGGCGACCGTGGAGACGCCGGCGGGGGCCGTCCGGGCGCTCGTACCGGAGGCGGACGGCGAGGACGTCCGCCTCACGCTCCGGGCCGACGCGGTGACGCTGCAGGACCCCTCGCGCTCGCCCGATCCGGACCGCACCAGCGCCCGCAACCGACTGGAGGGGACGGTCCGCACCGTCGACGCCGGCGAGGCCGTCGCGCTCGTCACCGTCGACGTGGGCGACGAGGTGTCGGTCTCGGCGCTGGTGACGGTCGCAAGCGTCGAGAAACTGAACCTCCACCGTGGGACGACCGTCGTCGCCTCGTTCAAGGCGACCGCCACGCGGGGCGTGCCGTCGGCCTGA
- a CDS encoding amino acid ABC transporter ATP-binding protein has translation MVRLSNVTHAFGDETVFEDLSLSIDPGEVVGIIGPSGVGKTTILRILALFLEPTDGTVTLDGEDVWSLSEDERLTLRRRIGMVFQEASLFDASVERNVEYGLRVRQPWSDRLRDELWSVVGSNGTPEAVTEALELVGLDGKLHQEARSLSGGEAQRVSFARALAYDPDYLLLDEPTSDLDPRNTDLIEDAVLEARDRGIGVGIATHDMHQAERIADRVAVVLGGGIAEFGPAEQVFENPTDERTAKFVSGELVY, from the coding sequence ATGGTCCGGCTCTCGAACGTCACCCACGCCTTCGGCGACGAGACGGTGTTCGAGGACCTCTCGCTCTCCATCGACCCCGGCGAGGTCGTCGGGATCATCGGCCCCTCGGGGGTCGGCAAGACGACGATCCTCCGCATCCTCGCCCTGTTCCTCGAACCGACCGACGGGACCGTCACGCTCGACGGGGAGGACGTCTGGTCGCTCTCCGAGGACGAGCGACTGACGCTCCGGCGACGGATCGGCATGGTGTTCCAGGAGGCGAGCCTGTTCGACGCCAGCGTCGAACGGAACGTCGAGTACGGCCTGCGGGTACGCCAGCCCTGGAGCGACCGGCTCCGCGACGAACTGTGGTCGGTCGTGGGGTCGAACGGGACGCCCGAGGCGGTCACCGAGGCGCTCGAACTCGTGGGCCTGGACGGGAAGCTTCACCAGGAGGCACGTTCGTTGTCCGGCGGCGAGGCCCAACGCGTCTCCTTCGCGCGGGCGCTGGCGTACGACCCCGACTACCTCCTGCTCGACGAGCCGACCTCCGACCTCGACCCGCGGAACACGGACCTCATCGAGGACGCGGTCCTCGAGGCCCGGGACCGCGGCATCGGCGTCGGCATCGCGACCCACGACATGCACCAGGCCGAACGGATCGCCGACCGGGTCGCCGTCGTCCTCGGCGGCGGCATCGCGGAGTTCGGCCCGGCCGAGCAGGTGTTCGAGAACCCGACCGACGAGCGGACCGCCAAGTTCGTCTCCGGCGAACTGGTGTACTGA
- a CDS encoding 50S ribosomal protein L10, which produces MSESEAVRRTETIPQWKREEVDELVEFIDSYASVGVVGVAGIPSRQLQNMRRDLHGSADVRMSRNTLLRRALDEVDQGYEGLSEYVSGQVALIGTNDNPFGLFQQLEASKTPAPINAGEVAPNDIVIPEGDTGIDPGPFVGELQQVGAEARIMDGSIKVTADSTVLEAGEEVSDELANVLSELGIEPKEVGLDLRAVYSEGVLFEPDELAIDVDEYRADVESAAAAARNLSVNASYPTARTAGTLLATAAGQAKSVGLYAAIEDPDVMPDLVAKADGQVRALAARIDDDEALPEELRGVEAPAEPTGADDEDEESSDDQEDEAADPDADADADDEDDDDGDAGEGLGAMFG; this is translated from the coding sequence ATGAGCGAGAGCGAGGCCGTCAGGCGAACCGAGACGATCCCGCAGTGGAAACGCGAGGAGGTCGACGAACTCGTCGAGTTCATCGACTCCTACGCGAGCGTGGGCGTCGTCGGCGTCGCCGGCATTCCGAGCCGACAGCTCCAGAACATGCGCCGCGACCTGCACGGGAGCGCCGACGTCCGGATGAGCCGCAACACGCTCCTCCGGCGGGCGCTCGACGAGGTCGATCAGGGCTACGAGGGCCTCTCCGAGTACGTCTCGGGGCAGGTCGCCCTCATCGGCACCAACGACAACCCGTTCGGGCTGTTCCAGCAACTGGAAGCGTCGAAGACGCCCGCCCCGATCAACGCGGGCGAGGTCGCCCCCAACGACATCGTGATCCCGGAGGGCGACACGGGGATCGATCCCGGTCCCTTCGTCGGCGAACTCCAGCAGGTGGGCGCGGAGGCCCGCATCATGGACGGCTCGATCAAGGTGACCGCCGACTCGACGGTCCTCGAGGCCGGCGAGGAGGTCAGCGACGAACTCGCGAACGTCCTGAGCGAACTGGGCATCGAGCCCAAGGAAGTCGGGCTCGACCTCCGTGCGGTCTACTCGGAGGGCGTCCTGTTCGAACCCGACGAACTCGCCATCGACGTCGACGAGTACCGCGCCGACGTGGAGTCGGCCGCGGCCGCCGCGCGCAACCTCTCGGTCAACGCGAGCTACCCGACGGCCCGGACGGCGGGCACGCTGCTGGCCACGGCGGCCGGCCAGGCCAAGTCGGTCGGCCTCTACGCCGCCATCGAGGACCCCGACGTGATGCCGGACCTCGTGGCCAAGGCGGACGGCCAGGTGCGCGCACTCGCGGCACGGATCGACGACGACGAGGCGCTCCCGGAGGAACTGCGCGGCGTGGAAGCGCCGGCCGAACCGACGGGTGCCGACGACGAGGACGAGGAATCGAGCGACGATCAAGAAGACGAAGCCGCCGACCCCGACGCGGACGCGGACGCCGACGACGAGGACGACGACGACGGCGACGCGGGCGAGGGCCTCGGCGCGATGTTCGGATAA
- a CDS encoding HVO_2753 family zinc finger protein, which translates to MSQTEGKQERQCVSCGINISGMSAASFKCPDCGQGIYRCAKCRKQSNLYECPDCGFRGP; encoded by the coding sequence ATGAGTCAGACCGAAGGGAAACAGGAGCGCCAGTGTGTCTCCTGTGGTATCAACATCTCCGGGATGAGTGCCGCCTCGTTCAAGTGCCCGGACTGCGGACAGGGGATCTATCGCTGTGCGAAATGCCGCAAGCAGAGCAACCTCTACGAGTGCCCGGACTGCGGGTTCAGGGGGCCGTAA
- the rpl12p gene encoding 50S ribosomal protein P1 yields MEYVYAALILNETGEEINEDNVTAVLEAAGVDVEQSRVKALVAALEDVDIEDAIETAAAAPAAGGGAAGAAAGGDEDDDEGDEAADEAADESEEEDAAEEDEDEEASGEGLGELFG; encoded by the coding sequence ATGGAATACGTTTACGCAGCACTCATCCTGAACGAGACCGGCGAAGAGATCAACGAAGACAACGTGACCGCGGTCCTCGAAGCCGCCGGCGTCGACGTGGAGCAGTCCCGCGTCAAGGCGCTGGTCGCCGCCCTCGAGGACGTCGACATCGAGGACGCCATCGAGACGGCCGCCGCCGCGCCCGCCGCTGGTGGGGGCGCCGCCGGCGCTGCCGCCGGTGGCGACGAGGACGACGACGAGGGCGACGAGGCCGCCGACGAGGCCGCCGACGAGTCCGAGGAAGAGGACGCCGCCGAGGAAGACGAGGACGAAGAGGCCAGCGGCGAGGGCCTCGGCGAACTCTTCGGCTGA
- a CDS encoding ABC transporter permease — MATSTETRLSLDGVGWGSLAVAFVAVQALAFTGAYTTGRPTWYAFFMIASTAVTAYLLHGDSFVVAAATMGSILMIALGLPLFLFVARQQPSLIVERALDPDVHRMLYLGIYGPLLAAIVSLLFGVPLAHLFAEGFTGQQLVESLVDLPLVVPHSVAGILILFGFGSGGAFPNVSVLGSMIGIVLAMTFVSAPYAVNATREAFESIDDRLEYASRIHGASRWDTFRRVTAPLAVRGMVTGGVLAWARAVSEFGAVAVVAYSVSFFYPPAGEKVTAQHAPVFVYNTYLTGGLEQSGAVAFILLGVSAVIFLVIRYLTSDSSATGGVV; from the coding sequence ATGGCAACGAGTACTGAGACGCGACTCTCCCTCGACGGGGTCGGGTGGGGATCACTGGCCGTGGCGTTCGTCGCCGTCCAGGCGCTCGCGTTCACGGGTGCGTACACGACCGGCCGGCCGACGTGGTACGCGTTCTTCATGATCGCGAGCACTGCGGTCACGGCGTATCTCCTCCACGGCGACTCGTTCGTCGTGGCCGCGGCCACGATGGGGAGCATCCTGATGATCGCCCTGGGCCTACCGCTGTTCCTGTTCGTCGCCCGCCAGCAGCCGTCGCTGATCGTGGAGCGGGCGCTCGATCCCGACGTCCACCGGATGCTGTATCTCGGCATCTACGGGCCGCTGCTGGCCGCCATCGTCAGCCTGCTGTTCGGCGTCCCGCTCGCACACCTGTTCGCGGAGGGGTTCACCGGACAACAGCTGGTCGAGAGCCTGGTCGACCTGCCGCTGGTCGTCCCCCACAGCGTCGCGGGCATCCTCATCCTCTTCGGCTTCGGGTCGGGCGGTGCCTTCCCCAACGTCTCGGTCCTCGGAAGCATGATCGGTATCGTGCTGGCGATGACGTTCGTGAGCGCGCCCTACGCCGTCAACGCCACGCGGGAGGCGTTCGAGTCCATCGACGACCGCCTGGAGTACGCCTCGCGCATTCACGGCGCGAGCCGCTGGGACACGTTCCGCCGGGTGACGGCCCCGCTCGCGGTGCGCGGGATGGTCACCGGGGGCGTCCTCGCGTGGGCGCGGGCCGTCTCGGAGTTCGGCGCCGTCGCCGTCGTCGCCTACTCCGTCTCCTTCTTCTACCCACCCGCAGGCGAGAAGGTGACCGCCCAGCACGCGCCCGTCTTCGTCTACAACACCTACCTGACCGGGGGGCTCGAACAGAGCGGCGCCGTCGCGTTCATCCTGCTCGGCGTGTCGGCGGTCATCTTCTTGGTCATCCGGTATCTCACCAGCGACAGTTCGGCCACCGGAGGTGTCGTCTGA
- a CDS encoding ABC transporter permease, with the protein MTVPVEPVAQLPAVVDFPFREQYVWSIIYVSLYVSVTAVALSTLFSLPVAIVMGFTDFPGKQFVKSVINTGMGFPSVVVGLAVLFIVSNQGPLGALNLIFTKEAMIMSQFVLATPPITAIALAAITGVNENVRDAAHVLGGTRLDVALVVLKEARYGIATAVLAGFGRAISEVGSVFIVGGNIVSSDGVSSTRTLTTAIQLEARQGRYDTAMVIGAILLAIVLTVNAIVVRLGDEGAMQ; encoded by the coding sequence GTGACCGTGCCAGTCGAACCGGTCGCACAGCTTCCGGCCGTCGTCGACTTCCCGTTCAGGGAACAGTACGTCTGGAGCATCATCTACGTCTCGCTGTACGTGAGCGTCACCGCGGTGGCGCTCAGCACGCTGTTCAGCCTCCCGGTGGCCATCGTGATGGGATTCACCGACTTCCCCGGCAAGCAGTTCGTGAAGTCGGTGATCAACACGGGGATGGGCTTTCCGAGCGTCGTCGTCGGGCTGGCCGTCCTCTTCATCGTGTCGAACCAGGGGCCGCTGGGGGCGCTGAACCTCATCTTCACCAAGGAGGCGATGATCATGTCGCAGTTCGTGCTGGCGACGCCGCCGATAACGGCAATCGCCCTCGCGGCCATCACGGGCGTGAACGAGAACGTCCGCGACGCGGCTCACGTCCTCGGCGGGACGCGTCTCGACGTGGCGCTGGTCGTCCTCAAGGAGGCCCGCTACGGCATCGCGACGGCGGTGCTCGCCGGCTTCGGTCGCGCCATCAGCGAGGTCGGGTCCGTCTTCATCGTCGGCGGCAACATCGTCAGTTCCGACGGGGTGTCGAGCACGCGGACGCTGACGACGGCGATCCAGTTGGAAGCACGCCAGGGCCGGTACGACACCGCGATGGTGATCGGTGCGATCCTGCTCGCCATCGTGCTGACGGTCAACGCCATCGTCGTCCGACTCGGTGACGAGGGGGCGATGCAGTGA
- a CDS encoding elongation factor 1-beta, translating to MGKVAAKMKVMPESPEIDLDDLQERLEASLPEGAKINGFERDEVAFGLVALLPTVIVPDDAGGTEAVEEAFSGVDDVESVAVENVGRI from the coding sequence ATGGGGAAGGTCGCCGCCAAGATGAAGGTCATGCCCGAGAGCCCCGAGATCGACCTCGACGACCTGCAGGAGCGACTCGAGGCGTCGCTTCCGGAGGGGGCGAAGATCAACGGGTTCGAGCGCGACGAAGTCGCGTTCGGGCTGGTCGCGCTGCTGCCGACCGTGATCGTCCCCGACGACGCGGGCGGTACCGAGGCCGTCGAGGAGGCCTTCTCCGGCGTCGACGACGTGGAGAGCGTCGCCGTCGAGAACGTCGGCCGAATCTAA
- a CDS encoding 50S ribosomal protein L21e: protein MPNSNGPLNGTRGKLSNDPRDRGTSPPQRAIQEYDVGQKVHLKLDPSVSEGRFHPRFNGHTGTVVGTQGRAFKIEINDGGKDKTVIARPAHLKAQE from the coding sequence ATGCCGAATTCAAACGGTCCGCTGAACGGGACGCGCGGAAAGCTCTCGAACGATCCGCGGGACCGCGGTACGTCCCCACCTCAGCGCGCGATTCAGGAGTACGACGTCGGTCAGAAGGTCCACCTCAAACTCGACCCCAGCGTCTCCGAGGGTCGGTTCCACCCGCGATTCAACGGTCACACCGGAACCGTCGTCGGGACGCAGGGCCGCGCGTTCAAGATCGAGATCAACGACGGCGGCAAGGACAAGACGGTCATCGCACGCCCGGCCCACCTCAAGGCCCAAGAGTAG
- a CDS encoding substrate-binding domain-containing protein: protein MKQREQYEHWKQVVRSRSRRDVLKGLGAAGMAGLAGCSGGGGGGGEATATATATETEGSMDSGGDATDTPTETSSSSEVDGSMTIFHAGSLAAAFSEAEPAFEEEYGVDVNREPKGSVASTQKITQQGRRASVLGTSDFRLIRDRIVPDYGDWYTIFTTNSMSIQYREDSPGADEISKDNWWEILSRDDVTIGHSDPAVDPGGYRAVMTQQLGAESFQGSQLYDQSTYETLRENSTVPTGTETKLQGQLQSGALDYAFYYQSISSTNDMPYIDLQPQVDLSRATSEYAQHYAKAEVETESGTFTGAPIAYGMTVPNVAPNPEAGAAWIEYFGSDAGQSVLEELGLVPVDPIVVPQSGRDAVPDRVMDVASAKSNLGPLEL from the coding sequence ATGAAACAACGAGAGCAGTACGAGCACTGGAAGCAGGTCGTGCGGAGTCGGTCGCGGCGTGACGTGCTGAAAGGGCTCGGTGCGGCCGGCATGGCGGGGCTCGCTGGCTGTTCCGGTGGCGGTGGCGGCGGTGGCGAGGCGACGGCCACCGCGACGGCCACCGAGACCGAGGGATCGATGGACTCCGGCGGCGACGCGACGGACACGCCGACGGAGACCAGCAGCAGTTCGGAAGTCGACGGGTCGATGACCATCTTCCACGCCGGCAGCCTCGCAGCGGCGTTCAGCGAGGCCGAACCGGCGTTCGAGGAGGAGTACGGCGTCGACGTGAACCGCGAGCCGAAGGGATCGGTCGCCTCGACCCAGAAGATCACCCAGCAGGGTCGGCGGGCGTCCGTCCTCGGCACCTCCGACTTCCGGCTCATCCGCGACCGGATCGTTCCGGACTACGGTGATTGGTACACGATCTTCACGACCAACTCGATGTCGATCCAGTACCGCGAGGATTCACCGGGCGCCGACGAGATCTCGAAGGACAACTGGTGGGAGATCCTCTCGCGCGACGACGTGACCATCGGTCACTCGGACCCGGCGGTCGACCCCGGTGGGTACCGCGCGGTCATGACCCAGCAACTCGGCGCCGAGTCGTTCCAGGGAAGCCAGCTCTACGACCAGTCCACCTACGAGACACTCCGCGAGAACTCGACGGTGCCGACGGGGACGGAGACGAAGCTCCAAGGTCAGCTTCAGTCAGGTGCGCTGGATTACGCCTTCTACTACCAGTCCATCTCCAGCACCAACGACATGCCCTACATCGACCTCCAGCCCCAGGTCGACCTCTCGCGGGCGACGAGCGAGTACGCCCAGCACTACGCGAAGGCGGAAGTCGAGACGGAAAGTGGGACCTTCACCGGGGCGCCGATCGCCTACGGAATGACCGTCCCGAACGTCGCCCCCAATCCCGAAGCGGGCGCGGCGTGGATCGAGTACTTCGGCAGCGACGCCGGCCAGTCGGTGCTCGAAGAGTTGGGTCTCGTCCCGGTCGACCCCATCGTCGTTCCCCAGAGCGGTCGGGACGCCGTCCCGGATCGCGTGATGGACGTCGCCTCGGCGAAGAGTAACCTCGGCCCGCTGGAACTGTAA
- a CDS encoding substrate-binding domain-containing protein — translation MSIQRRQFIAAIGGGALAGIAGCSGTDGGGQSEDGAGVAGETLTLTTTTSTYDTGLLGEIHGDFEEMYGVTVDAVAQGTGAALESARNGDSDVVMVHARGLEDEFMRNGYGINRRDLMFNDFVIVGPESDPAGIQGMSSATEALNAIAESESTFISRGDNSGTHTKELNLWEAAGTDPGGDWYQEIGGGMGEALNIANQQGAYTLSDRGTFISQRSEIDLVILVQGPIEDGPEILANPYGVMAVNPGVHENANYDLAMAYIGWITSPGAQDAISNYTMNGEQLFFPEAVSENPDFQQYVPEGWSSDSSE, via the coding sequence ATGTCGATACAACGGCGGCAGTTCATCGCGGCGATCGGCGGCGGAGCGCTCGCAGGCATCGCCGGCTGTTCCGGAACCGACGGCGGCGGCCAGAGCGAGGACGGCGCTGGCGTCGCCGGCGAGACGCTCACGCTGACCACGACGACGAGCACCTACGACACGGGACTGCTCGGCGAGATTCACGGCGACTTCGAGGAGATGTACGGTGTGACCGTCGACGCGGTCGCGCAGGGAACCGGTGCGGCACTGGAGTCAGCCCGCAACGGCGACTCGGACGTCGTGATGGTCCACGCCCGCGGACTCGAGGACGAGTTCATGCGCAACGGCTACGGGATCAACCGACGGGACCTCATGTTCAACGACTTCGTGATCGTCGGCCCGGAGAGCGATCCGGCCGGCATTCAGGGCATGAGTTCCGCGACGGAGGCGCTCAACGCCATCGCGGAGTCGGAGTCGACGTTCATCTCCCGCGGCGACAACTCCGGCACCCACACCAAGGAACTCAACCTCTGGGAGGCGGCGGGCACGGACCCCGGCGGCGACTGGTACCAGGAGATCGGTGGCGGGATGGGCGAGGCGCTCAACATCGCCAACCAGCAGGGTGCGTACACCCTCTCGGACCGCGGGACCTTCATCTCACAGCGCTCGGAGATCGACCTGGTCATCCTCGTCCAGGGACCGATCGAGGACGGGCCGGAGATCCTCGCCAACCCGTACGGGGTCATGGCCGTGAACCCGGGCGTTCACGAGAACGCCAACTACGACCTGGCGATGGCGTACATCGGCTGGATCACCAGCCCCGGTGCGCAGGACGCCATCTCGAACTACACGATGAACGGCGAGCAGCTGTTCTTCCCGGAGGCCGTCTCGGAGAATCCCGACTTCCAGCAGTACGTTCCGGAAGGCTGGAGTAGCGACTCCTCCGAGTAG
- a CDS encoding 50S ribosomal protein L1 gives MADTIEQAVSRALDEAPPRNFRETVDLAVNLRDLDLNDPSNRVDESVVLPAGTGQETQIVVFATGETALRAEEVADDVLGPDELEELGDDDDAAKDLADETDFFVAEAPMMQDIGRYLGTVLGPRGKMPTPLQPDDDVVETVNRMKNTVQLRSRDRRTFHTRVGAEDMSAEDIADNIDVIVRRLEAALEKGPLNIDSIYVKTTMGPSVEVEA, from the coding sequence ATGGCAGATACAATAGAGCAAGCAGTCTCTCGCGCACTCGACGAGGCGCCGCCGCGGAACTTCCGCGAGACGGTCGACCTCGCCGTGAATCTGCGCGACTTGGATCTCAACGACCCGTCGAATCGCGTCGACGAGAGCGTCGTCCTGCCGGCCGGCACCGGCCAGGAGACCCAGATCGTCGTCTTCGCAACCGGTGAGACCGCACTCCGCGCCGAAGAGGTGGCGGACGACGTCCTCGGCCCCGACGAACTCGAAGAGCTCGGGGACGACGACGACGCCGCGAAGGACCTCGCCGACGAGACCGACTTCTTCGTCGCGGAAGCGCCGATGATGCAGGATATCGGTCGCTATCTCGGGACCGTCCTCGGGCCGCGCGGCAAGATGCCGACGCCGCTCCAGCCCGACGACGACGTCGTCGAGACGGTCAACCGGATGAAGAACACGGTTCAACTCCGGAGCCGCGACCGCCGCACGTTCCACACGCGCGTCGGCGCGGAGGACATGTCCGCCGAGGACATCGCGGACAACATCGACGTCATCGTCCGCCGCCTCGAGGCGGCACTGGAGAAGGGGCCGCTCAACATCGACTCCATCTACGTCAAGACGACCATGGGTCCGTCCGTGGAGGTAGAGGCATGA